CTTCCAGCGGTCGGCGAAACCCGGCAGCCCGCGCAGCGCCTCGATCGTCTCGAGCAGCGCGTCGTCGCCGGGCCAGTGGAGTTTGGCGCGGCAGAGCGCGGAGGTGAAGGTGTCGGCGGCTTCCTCCCAGTTGCGCAGGACGCGCCGTGCCGCGGGGTGCGCGAAGGTATACCAGGCCAGGTTGGGCTGATCAGGTCCGTCCAGCAGGCCCAGCGGGGCGGCGAAATCGGCCCACGCCTGGTTCCAGCCCAGCACGTTCAGTCTGCGGCCGACCACGAAGGCCGGTGTCGGCTGCAACGCCTGCAGGATCGTCTCGATCGTCGCGGCCACCTGTTCCTGTGCGGCTTCGCCACCGGGGCATCGGGATTCGTTGCCGGAAGCCATCGCGAGCATGCCGAAGTACTGGCGGTCGTCGCCGCGCAGCAGCAGCGCGTCGGCCAACGCGTCGATCACCGCGAGCGACGGATTGGTGTCGCGCCCCTGCTCCAGGCGGGCCAGGTAGTCGGCGCTGACGCCCGCACGGACGGCGACCTCCTCGCGACGCAGCCCGGGTGTCCGGCGGCGTCCGCCCTCGGGCAGGCCGACGTCCGACGGCCGTAGCTCGGCGCGCCGGGCGATGAGGAACTCCGCGAATCCGTTAGTGGCCATAGGTCCCATCGTGCCCGGTCCGAGGACGGTTATCCGCGCCCTGTCAGGTCCAGGATAACGGCGGTCTGGCTACCGGACCGCGGTCCGGTCATTGTCGGAGGCATGACATCTACCTCGGAATCCACCACGCTGAAGTCCGGTTCGTGGGCGCTGGACGCCGCGCACTCCTCGGTCGCCTTCACCATCCGCCATCTCGGCATCGCCAAGGTCCGTGGCGGATTCACCCGGTTCGAGACCGAATTCGTGGTCGACGAGTCGGGCGCGGCCACCGTGGGCGCGACGATCTACCTCGACTCCTTCGACACCGGCAACGCCGACCGGGACGCGCACATCCGCACCGCCGACTTCCTCGACGTCGCCAATCGCCCCACGCTGACCTTCCGCGCCAACCATCCGGTGCTCGTCGCGGAGACCTTCGAGGTCGAGGGCGAGGCCACGCTCGGCACGATCACCAAGCCGGTCACCCTGGAGGTCGAGTGGGGCGGGGTGCAGGACTTCGGCCCGACCGGCGACCGGCACGCGGGCTTCTCCGCCACCGGCACCATCAAGCGAACCGATTTCGGCGTCGGCGGCCCGCTGCCCGGCATGCTCAGCGACACCGTGAAGATCGAGCTCGAGATTCAGCTCATCGAGCCGAAGTGAGCTTCTCCGGCGGCCACCACTAGCCTGGACTCGACAGCACAGGACTCTCAGGTTCGGAGGTTGGCCGTGGAGGTCAAGATCGGTATTTCGGATAGCCCGCGCGAGCTGGTGATCAGCAGCGCGCAGACCCAGGAAGAGGTCGAGGCGCTGGTGTCCGGTGCGCTCGGCGGCGACGGCGGCGTCTTGGCTCTCACCGACGAGAAGGGCCGCAAGTTCCTGATCCAGGCTTCGAAGGTCGCCTACGTCGAGATCGGCTCGACCACCGGCGGCCGCGTCGGTTTCGCCGCGGTCTGACTCCCGGTTTCCGGCCGACAAGCAACGAGCCCCTGTTCCCCGATCGCTCGGGGGCAGGGGCTCGTTCGTCGTTGTAACCGCTCAGTCGATGGGATGCAGCGGCACGTGCTTCAAGCCGCCCCACGCGAGGGAGACGGTGGTGTCGACCGCCTCCTCCTTCGGGATCGGCCGATCGGCCTCCAGCCAGTACCGCGCGGTGAACTGGCTCGCGCCGACCAGGCCGACGGCCAGGATGCGGGCCCGGTAGGGGTCCAGGCCCGAGTCGTGCGCGACCAGGTCGAAGACGGCGTCCACACAGGCCTCGGTGGCCTGCTCGACCCGGCGCTGCACCTGCGGCTCGCTGGTGAGGTCGGACTCGAAGACCAGGCGGAAGCCCTGCATCTCGTTGTCCACGAAATCGAAGTACGCCTGCACCGCCGCGCGGACGCGCTGCTTGTTGGAGGTGGTGGAGCGCAGCGCTTGGCGCACGCTGGACACCAGCATGTCCACGTAGTTCTGCAGCACAGCGAGATAGAGCTCCAGCTTGCTGCTGAAGTGCTGGTACAGCACCGGCTTGCTCACTCCGGCGCACTGCGAGATCTCGTCCATGCCCGCGGCGTGGTAGCCGCGCTGCACGAAGACTTCGCTTGCCGCCGCGAGTAGCTGTTGACGTCGCTCGTCGCGCGGAAGCCGGGTACCGCGTTTGGCGGGTGCCATGGCCTCGGACGACGATCGACGGGACGTCATCCGGTCCACGAGGTCAGTCATTTCGGCTCTCCCAGTCGATTCCCCGGCAAAGGGGTGTGCACCGGGTTATCTCATGAACGATACCCGGTTGTTGCCCGCCCGCGGATCGGGGCCGGACAACTGGTGCCACCCGGAGACACATTGTCGCACCGAAGGGGCCGCCGATGTGCCCGTCAGTGGGGATCCGCTGCTGTGAGACTCTGATGACCGTGACCGACCGACCGGAGCGACCACCCGGCGGGCGGCGTGGTGCGCGCCGCCCGGCTGGCTCCGGCGCGCCCGGTTCCGTAGGGTCGGACAGCATGGCGAGAACCTGGCCAGAGGCGCGAACGGATGGTGCGGCTCGGACCGGCGCAGCCAAGCGTTCCGGAGCAGGCGGCGGGTCGCCCGGCCGCAGGACGAGCAAGCGCAAGCGCGGCACGGCACCCGAAACTCCCGCGCCGCAGCCTGATTCGGACCGGCAGCAGTCCGATCAGGACGATGTCGAGGTCTACGATCCGCTCGGCCTCTACTCCCACAAGGCGGAGCGATCCCATCAGCCGCTGCGCGCCCGCTGGGATCCCACGTCACCCGACGACGGCAGGGACCGCGGTCGTCCCGAACGGGACGCCAAGAAGCAGAGCGCCCTCGGCAGATTCGTCTCCACCTACGGCTGGCGGGCATACGCGTTGCCCGTTCTGGTCGTGATCACCGTTCTGGTCGCCGTCGACGCGGTGCGCGCGGCCGACACCGCAAGCTCTGCCGGATCGGATCCGGGGCTCGGGCGACTCAGCCCGGCCACCGCCACCGCGGGCATCATCGGCGCCCCGCCGGGCGACGGGCACTTTCCCACCGATCTCCCCACCGGAGCACTGCCCGACGGCGGCGGGTTCGCCGAGACCGGCGCCGGCTCCTGGCACGTGGTGCCCGGCACCACGGCCCAGATCGGCACCGGAACCGCGACCGTCTTCCGCTACACCGTGGAGATCGAGAACGGCGTGGACACCTCCGGCCTGGGCGGTGACGAGGCCATCGCCAAGATGGTCGATTCCACCCTGGCCAATCCGAAGAGCTGGGTGCACGACCCCAAGTTCGCGTTCCGCCGGGTCGACCAAGGCGACGCCGACTTCCGCGTCTCGCTCACCTCACGCGGCTCCAGCCGCAAGGAGTGCGGTTTCGACATCCCGATCGACACCTCCTGCTACAACGCCGACGATCGCCGCGTGGTGCTGTCGGATGTGCGCTGGGTGCGCGGCGCGCTCGCCTTCGAAGGCGATATCGGCTCCTACCGGCAGTATCTGATCAACCACGAGGTCGGCCACGCCATCGGCTATCACCAGCACCAGGCATGTGAGACCGACGGCGGGCTGGCGCCGGTGATGATGCAGCAGACCTTCGGCACCAAGAACGACGACATCGCCGCCCTCGATCCGCACGGCGTGGTCCCGATGGACGGCAAGCGCTGCCGTTTCAACCCCTGGCCCTACCCGCGGGGGTAAGGGCGGGGCGGCTGTCACGCCGTATCCGGTATACGGAACGATGGACGGGAAGAACGGCCCGGTCGCCGGTGTTGCACAGTGGACCCAGCCCGCCACGGGCGTCATACCGCCGCAGCGATCGGCCAAGCGATTCGAGGAGTCCTGGACGTGTCATCACCCAAGTCCCTGCCGCCACTTGTCGAGCCGGCTGCGGAACTGACCAGGGATGAGGTAGCCCGCTA
Above is a genomic segment from Nocardia sputorum containing:
- a CDS encoding TetR/AcrR family transcriptional regulator → MTDLVDRMTSRRSSSEAMAPAKRGTRLPRDERRQQLLAAASEVFVQRGYHAAGMDEISQCAGVSKPVLYQHFSSKLELYLAVLQNYVDMLVSSVRQALRSTTSNKQRVRAAVQAYFDFVDNEMQGFRLVFESDLTSEPQVQRRVEQATEACVDAVFDLVAHDSGLDPYRARILAVGLVGASQFTARYWLEADRPIPKEEAVDTTVSLAWGGLKHVPLHPID
- a CDS encoding YceI family protein — protein: MTSTSESTTLKSGSWALDAAHSSVAFTIRHLGIAKVRGGFTRFETEFVVDESGAATVGATIYLDSFDTGNADRDAHIRTADFLDVANRPTLTFRANHPVLVAETFEVEGEATLGTITKPVTLEVEWGGVQDFGPTGDRHAGFSATGTIKRTDFGVGGPLPGMLSDTVKIELEIQLIEPK
- a CDS encoding DUF3152 domain-containing protein; amino-acid sequence: MARTWPEARTDGAARTGAAKRSGAGGGSPGRRTSKRKRGTAPETPAPQPDSDRQQSDQDDVEVYDPLGLYSHKAERSHQPLRARWDPTSPDDGRDRGRPERDAKKQSALGRFVSTYGWRAYALPVLVVITVLVAVDAVRAADTASSAGSDPGLGRLSPATATAGIIGAPPGDGHFPTDLPTGALPDGGGFAETGAGSWHVVPGTTAQIGTGTATVFRYTVEIENGVDTSGLGGDEAIAKMVDSTLANPKSWVHDPKFAFRRVDQGDADFRVSLTSRGSSRKECGFDIPIDTSCYNADDRRVVLSDVRWVRGALAFEGDIGSYRQYLINHEVGHAIGYHQHQACETDGGLAPVMMQQTFGTKNDDIAALDPHGVVPMDGKRCRFNPWPYPRG
- a CDS encoding helix-turn-helix domain-containing protein codes for the protein MATNGFAEFLIARRAELRPSDVGLPEGGRRRTPGLRREEVAVRAGVSADYLARLEQGRDTNPSLAVIDALADALLLRGDDRQYFGMLAMASGNESRCPGGEAAQEQVAATIETILQALQPTPAFVVGRRLNVLGWNQAWADFAAPLGLLDGPDQPNLAWYTFAHPAARRVLRNWEEAADTFTSALCRAKLHWPGDDALLETIEALRGLPGFADRWKPHRVGAPGAGTLHLDHPVHGMVEVPFENLESDRRDQSVVVWLVDRASTHAPGLRLVPNRAANA
- a CDS encoding DUF3107 domain-containing protein, which translates into the protein MEVKIGISDSPRELVISSAQTQEEVEALVSGALGGDGGVLALTDEKGRKFLIQASKVAYVEIGSTTGGRVGFAAV